The Amycolatopsis viridis genome window below encodes:
- the ilvA gene encoding threonine ammonia-lyase → MDLVDVERIRAARKLLAGITRVTPMEHARDLEKSHGGPVHLKCENLQRTGSFKIRGAYTRLHGLSAEERARGVVAASAGNHAQGVALAASLLGISSTVFMPTRAPLPKLAATRGYGADVHLHGDVLEEALAEAIAFADRTGAVFIHPFDHPDIIAGQGTVGLEILEQVPEAATVLVPTGGGGLVGGVACAVKASRPDVRVVAVQAEDAAAYPPSLAAGGPVRLREMQTMADGIAVGQPGPVSYAHVAAKVDDVLTVSEESLSRAVLLCLERRKLVVEPAGAAAVAALLQYPGEFAAPVVAVVSGGNVDPLLLLQIIQHGMTAGGRYLALRLRVPDRPGSLVSVLSRVRDLGANVLDVEHSRISGALALGEVEIALNLETRGPAHCQEVRTELQRAGFTVVG, encoded by the coding sequence ATGGATCTGGTGGACGTCGAACGCATCCGTGCGGCGCGGAAGCTCCTCGCGGGCATCACCCGCGTGACCCCCATGGAGCACGCGCGGGATCTGGAAAAGTCACACGGCGGGCCGGTCCACCTCAAGTGCGAGAACCTGCAACGCACCGGTTCGTTCAAGATCCGCGGTGCCTACACGCGGCTGCACGGCCTGAGCGCGGAGGAGCGGGCCCGCGGGGTGGTCGCCGCCAGCGCGGGCAACCACGCGCAGGGGGTGGCGCTCGCGGCGTCGCTGCTGGGCATCTCGTCGACGGTGTTCATGCCCACCCGTGCCCCGCTGCCGAAGCTGGCCGCCACCCGCGGGTACGGCGCGGACGTGCACCTGCACGGTGACGTGCTGGAGGAGGCCCTCGCCGAGGCGATCGCGTTCGCCGACCGGACCGGGGCGGTGTTCATCCACCCCTTCGACCACCCCGACATCATCGCCGGGCAGGGCACGGTCGGTCTGGAAATCCTGGAGCAGGTACCGGAAGCGGCCACGGTCCTGGTGCCCACCGGCGGGGGCGGGCTCGTCGGAGGCGTGGCGTGCGCGGTGAAGGCGTCGCGGCCGGACGTGCGGGTGGTCGCGGTGCAGGCCGAGGACGCCGCGGCGTACCCCCCGTCGCTCGCCGCGGGAGGACCGGTGCGGTTGCGCGAGATGCAGACCATGGCCGACGGGATCGCGGTCGGCCAGCCCGGCCCGGTGAGCTACGCGCACGTGGCGGCGAAGGTCGATGACGTCCTCACGGTGTCGGAGGAATCGCTGTCCCGCGCCGTGCTGCTGTGCCTGGAACGGCGCAAGCTGGTGGTCGAGCCCGCGGGCGCGGCGGCGGTCGCCGCCCTGTTGCAGTACCCGGGCGAGTTCGCGGCGCCGGTGGTGGCTGTGGTCTCCGGTGGGAACGTGGACCCGTTGCTGCTGCTGCAGATCATCCAGCACGGCATGACCGCCGGCGGGCGCTACCTCGCGCTGCGGCTGCGCGTGCCGGACCGGCCGGGCTCGCTGGTGTCGGTGCTGTCCCGGGTGCGGGACCTCGGCGCGAACGTCCTCGACGTCGAACACTCGCGGATCTCCGGAGCACTGGCCCTCGGCGAGGTCGAGATCGCGCTCAACCTGGAGACCCGAGGGCCGGCGCACTGCCAGGAGGTTCGCACCGAACTCCAGCGCGCCGGGTTCACCGTCGTCGGCTAG
- a CDS encoding thioredoxin domain-containing protein, translating to MANRLAAATSPYLLQHAQNPVDWWPWGAEALAEARRRDVPILLSVGYAACHWCHVMAHESFEDAETARLMNEHFVNIKVDREERPDIDAVYMTATQAMTGQGGWPMTCFLTPDGEPFHCGTYYPPQPRPGMPSFQHLLVAVAQAWQDRRDELREGAGKIVEHLAGQLGPLPPAPVDAGALDGALRRLAAEADRERGGFGGAPKFPPSMVLEFLLRHHERTGSAEALSLAESSAGAMARGGIHDQLAGGFARYSVDASWVVPHFEKMLYDNALLLRCYAHLARRTGSARAATVARMTGAFLLERLRTTEGGFAASLDADTLGEEGLTYVWTPAQLREVLGDEDGAWAAELFTVTASGTFEHGSSVLQLVRDPDDPARFERVRAALLAARDQRPQPGRDDKVIAAWNGLAITALCEAGVALDEPGWVAAAERAASAVLGIHLRDNRLRRSSRDGVAGDAAGVLEDYGCLAEGLLALHQATAEPRRLAEAVNLLDIALEQFAVAGSPGAFHDTADDAEVLVHRPADPTDNASPSGASALTNALVTASVLVGGERAARYRAAAEEAVRRAGQLIAKAPRFAGHWLTAAEALLAGPVQVAIAGPDSTERDLLRGVAARRVHGGAVVVAGEPDADGVPLLADRPMVDGKTAAYVCRGYVCDRPVTSPDDLVAALSAGSEHRS from the coding sequence ATGGCCAATCGACTCGCTGCCGCGACGAGCCCGTACCTGCTGCAGCACGCCCAGAACCCGGTCGACTGGTGGCCGTGGGGCGCCGAGGCGCTCGCCGAGGCCCGGCGCCGGGACGTGCCGATCCTGCTCTCGGTCGGCTACGCGGCGTGCCACTGGTGCCACGTCATGGCCCACGAGTCCTTCGAGGACGCCGAAACCGCGCGCCTGATGAACGAGCACTTCGTCAACATCAAGGTCGACCGCGAGGAGCGTCCCGACATCGATGCGGTCTACATGACCGCGACCCAGGCGATGACCGGTCAGGGCGGCTGGCCGATGACCTGTTTCCTCACCCCGGACGGCGAACCGTTCCACTGCGGTACCTACTACCCGCCGCAGCCGCGGCCCGGGATGCCGTCGTTCCAGCATCTCCTCGTCGCGGTGGCGCAGGCGTGGCAGGACCGGCGTGACGAGCTGCGCGAGGGCGCCGGGAAGATCGTCGAGCACCTCGCCGGGCAGCTCGGCCCGCTGCCGCCGGCCCCGGTCGACGCGGGCGCGCTGGACGGCGCGTTGCGGAGGCTGGCCGCGGAAGCCGACCGTGAGCGGGGCGGATTCGGTGGGGCGCCGAAGTTCCCGCCGTCGATGGTGCTGGAGTTCCTGCTGCGCCACCACGAACGCACCGGGTCCGCGGAAGCGCTGTCCCTCGCCGAGTCCAGTGCCGGGGCGATGGCGCGCGGCGGCATCCACGACCAGCTCGCCGGCGGGTTCGCCCGCTACTCCGTCGACGCGTCCTGGGTCGTGCCGCACTTCGAAAAGATGTTGTACGACAACGCGTTGCTCTTGCGCTGCTACGCGCACCTGGCCCGCCGCACCGGCTCCGCACGCGCTGCGACGGTGGCGCGGATGACCGGGGCCTTCCTGCTGGAGCGCCTGCGCACCACCGAGGGCGGGTTCGCCGCATCACTGGACGCCGACACGCTCGGCGAGGAGGGGCTGACCTACGTCTGGACGCCCGCGCAGCTGCGCGAGGTGCTGGGCGACGAGGACGGAGCCTGGGCGGCGGAGCTGTTCACGGTCACCGCATCGGGCACGTTCGAGCACGGCAGCTCGGTCCTCCAGCTGGTGCGCGACCCGGACGACCCCGCGCGCTTCGAGCGCGTGCGGGCCGCCTTGCTGGCCGCGCGGGACCAGCGACCGCAGCCGGGCCGGGACGACAAGGTGATCGCGGCCTGGAACGGGCTGGCGATCACCGCGTTGTGCGAGGCGGGTGTCGCGCTCGACGAGCCGGGCTGGGTGGCCGCGGCCGAGCGGGCCGCGTCCGCGGTGCTCGGCATCCACCTCCGTGACAACCGCCTGCGCCGCAGCTCCCGGGACGGCGTCGCCGGGGACGCGGCGGGGGTGCTGGAGGACTACGGCTGCCTCGCCGAGGGCCTGCTCGCCCTGCACCAGGCGACCGCCGAGCCACGCCGGCTCGCCGAGGCGGTGAACCTGCTGGACATCGCGCTGGAGCAGTTCGCCGTCGCGGGGTCCCCGGGTGCGTTCCACGACACCGCCGACGACGCCGAGGTCCTCGTGCACCGGCCCGCGGACCCGACCGACAACGCGAGCCCGTCCGGCGCCTCCGCGCTGACGAACGCGCTGGTCACCGCCTCGGTGCTGGTCGGAGGGGAACGCGCGGCACGGTATCGGGCGGCGGCCGAGGAGGCGGTCCGGCGGGCCGGGCAGCTGATCGCGAAGGCGCCGCGGTTCGCCGGGCACTGGCTGACCGCGGCGGAGGCGCTGCTGGCCGGGCCGGTCCAGGTCGCCATCGCGGGCCCGGACTCGACGGAACGCGACCTCCTGCGTGGGGTGGCTGCCCGGCGCGTGCACGGCGGCGCGGTCGTGGTGGCCGGGGAGCCGGACGCGGACGGGGTGCCGTTGCTCGCGGACCGGCCGATGGTCGATGGGAAGACCGCCGCCTACGTCTGCCGCGGCTATGTCTGCGACCGGCCGGTGACCAGCCCGGACGACCTGGTCGCCGCCTTGTCCGCCGGCAGTGAACACCGGTCCTGA
- a CDS encoding acyl-CoA dehydrogenase family protein — MNPDALTAVLDGQWAQLRREIRAQFADYDHDEPHDLSTEEYRAWVLERLRELAKSGWHRLGFSTEYGGGGDIGGSVVSFEMLGYGDLSLMVKSGVQWGLFGGAIQLLGTAHHHERYLARIMDLDLLGCFAMTETGHGSDVQHLRTTATYDPATREFVIDTPDEQARKDYIGNAARHGRMAVVFAQLVTGGESRGVHAFVVPIRDEAGAPLAGVEIGDDGRKAGLNGVDNGRLTFHSVRVPRDALLNRYGDVTEDGTYTSPIDSDNRRFFTMLGTLIRGRVSVAGGAIHATERALAIATRYAEQRRQFARPDGSGEVVLLDYRAHQRKLLPAIARTYALHFAHEELTRALHDLQSSAEAGERAQRELESRAAGIKAVATWHATRTIQIAREACGGAGYLAENLLPALKADTDVFTTFEGDNTVLLQLVAKGLLTSYRDHFADLSPLATARLVAEQFVGAVIERTAARKVIERLVDAAPGRDDDGVLFDRGWQLKLFEDREQHVLEGCARRLRRAAEADPFEVFNDAQDHVLRAARVHVDRVVLEAFVAAIDRCADEEARALLNRLCDLYVLSNVEEDRAWFLEHGRLTSPRSKAVVAAVNDLCAELRPHARLLVDGFAVPEPFLRPAMLR; from the coding sequence ATGAACCCCGATGCGTTGACCGCGGTACTGGATGGACAGTGGGCCCAGCTGCGCCGGGAGATTCGCGCGCAGTTCGCGGACTACGACCACGACGAGCCCCACGACCTGAGCACGGAGGAGTACCGGGCCTGGGTGCTGGAGCGCCTGCGTGAGCTGGCGAAGAGCGGCTGGCACCGGCTCGGTTTCTCCACCGAGTACGGCGGGGGCGGGGACATCGGCGGCTCGGTCGTGTCGTTCGAGATGCTCGGTTACGGCGACCTGTCGCTGATGGTGAAGTCCGGGGTGCAGTGGGGCCTGTTCGGCGGCGCGATCCAGCTGCTCGGCACCGCGCACCACCACGAGCGCTACCTCGCCCGGATCATGGACCTGGACCTGCTCGGCTGCTTCGCGATGACCGAGACCGGGCACGGCTCCGACGTGCAGCACCTGCGCACCACGGCGACCTACGACCCGGCGACCCGGGAGTTCGTCATCGACACCCCCGACGAGCAGGCGCGCAAGGACTACATCGGCAACGCCGCCCGGCACGGCCGCATGGCGGTGGTGTTCGCGCAGCTCGTCACGGGTGGGGAAAGCCGCGGCGTGCACGCGTTCGTGGTGCCGATCCGCGACGAGGCCGGCGCCCCGCTGGCTGGCGTGGAAATCGGCGACGACGGCCGCAAGGCAGGGCTCAACGGCGTCGACAACGGGCGCCTGACGTTCCACTCCGTGCGGGTGCCGCGCGACGCGCTGCTCAACCGCTACGGGGATGTGACCGAGGACGGGACCTACACGAGCCCGATCGACAGCGACAACCGCCGGTTCTTCACGATGCTGGGCACGCTGATCCGCGGCCGGGTCAGCGTGGCCGGCGGTGCGATCCACGCCACGGAGCGGGCGCTCGCGATCGCGACCCGCTACGCGGAGCAGCGCCGCCAGTTCGCCCGGCCCGACGGCTCCGGCGAGGTCGTGCTGCTGGATTACCGGGCGCACCAGCGGAAACTGCTGCCCGCCATCGCGCGGACCTACGCGCTGCACTTCGCGCACGAGGAGCTGACCCGTGCGCTGCACGACCTCCAGAGCTCCGCCGAGGCCGGGGAACGCGCGCAACGGGAGCTGGAATCGCGTGCGGCCGGGATCAAGGCGGTCGCCACCTGGCACGCGACCCGGACCATCCAGATCGCGCGGGAAGCGTGTGGCGGCGCGGGATACCTGGCGGAGAACCTGCTCCCGGCGCTCAAGGCCGACACCGACGTGTTCACCACGTTCGAGGGCGACAACACGGTACTGCTGCAACTGGTCGCGAAGGGACTGCTGACCAGCTACCGCGACCACTTCGCCGATCTGAGCCCGCTCGCCACCGCCCGGCTGGTCGCCGAGCAGTTCGTCGGCGCGGTGATCGAGCGGACCGCGGCGCGCAAGGTGATCGAGCGGCTCGTGGACGCCGCACCCGGCCGGGACGACGACGGCGTGCTGTTCGACCGCGGCTGGCAGCTGAAGCTGTTCGAGGACCGCGAACAGCACGTGCTGGAGGGCTGCGCGCGGCGGCTGCGCCGGGCCGCGGAGGCGGACCCGTTCGAGGTGTTCAACGACGCGCAGGACCACGTGCTGCGCGCGGCGCGGGTGCACGTCGACCGGGTCGTGCTGGAGGCGTTCGTCGCGGCCATCGACCGGTGCGCGGACGAGGAGGCGCGTGCGCTGCTGAACCGGCTGTGCGACCTGTACGTGCTGTCGAACGTCGAAGAGGACCGCGCCTGGTTCCTCGAACACGGCCGGCTCACCTCGCCGCGGTCCAAGGCCGTGGTCGCCGCGGTGAACGACCTGTGCGCGGAGCTGCGCCCGCACGCGCGGCTGCTGGTGGACGGTTTCGCGGTGCCGGAACCGTTCCTGCGGCCCGCGATGCTGCGTTGA
- the mca gene encoding mycothiol conjugate amidase Mca encodes MVGSVELVSGSGSRLRLMAVHAHPDDESSKGAATMARYVAEGAEVMVVTCTGGEAGSILNPAMDRPDVLANMSAIRREEMAKAAQILGVQHRWLGFVDSGLPEGDPLPPLPEGCFALTPLEEPVRELVKVIREFRPHVVLTYDENGGYPHPDHIRCHEVSVAAFDAAAEPDNFPEAGEPWQPLKLYYIHGFSRARMEAFHEALVEAGMESPYAEWLGKWDPDRADVMERVTTRVECADYFEVRDEALKAHATQIDPDSRWFFVPLEMQRRVWPTEEYELVRSLVDSTLPEDDLFAGIREKVNT; translated from the coding sequence ATGGTGGGTTCTGTCGAACTGGTGTCCGGGTCGGGATCGCGCCTGCGTCTCATGGCGGTGCACGCCCATCCCGACGACGAATCGAGCAAGGGTGCGGCCACGATGGCCCGCTACGTGGCCGAGGGTGCCGAGGTCATGGTCGTGACCTGCACCGGAGGCGAGGCGGGCAGCATCCTGAACCCGGCCATGGACCGGCCCGACGTGCTCGCCAACATGTCCGCCATCCGCCGCGAGGAGATGGCGAAGGCCGCGCAGATCCTCGGCGTGCAGCACCGCTGGCTGGGTTTCGTCGACTCCGGCCTGCCAGAAGGTGACCCGCTGCCGCCGCTGCCCGAGGGCTGCTTCGCGCTCACCCCGCTCGAGGAGCCGGTGCGCGAGCTGGTCAAGGTCATCCGCGAGTTCCGCCCGCACGTGGTGCTGACCTACGACGAGAACGGCGGCTACCCGCACCCCGACCACATCCGCTGCCACGAGGTCTCCGTCGCGGCCTTCGACGCTGCCGCCGAGCCGGACAACTTCCCGGAGGCGGGCGAGCCGTGGCAGCCGCTCAAGCTGTACTACATCCACGGGTTCTCCCGCGCGCGCATGGAGGCCTTCCACGAGGCGCTGGTCGAGGCGGGCATGGAGTCGCCGTACGCGGAGTGGCTCGGCAAGTGGGACCCGGACCGCGCCGACGTCATGGAGCGGGTCACCACCCGCGTCGAGTGCGCGGACTACTTCGAGGTCCGGGACGAGGCGCTGAAGGCCCACGCCACGCAGATCGACCCGGACAGCCGCTGGTTCTTCGTGCCGCTGGAGATGCAGCGCCGGGTGTGGCCGACCGAGGAGTACGAGCTGGTCCGGTCGCTCGTCGACAGCACGCTGCCCGAGGACGACCTGTTCGCGGGCATCCGTGAGAAGGTGAACACATGA
- a CDS encoding MBL fold metallo-hydrolase, with amino-acid sequence MNPICMTCGMQYAAPREDCPICEDERQYVPPSGQQWTDFATLRSEHEALVRPEGEGITGIGCTPKFAIGQRALLVEAAGGNFLWDLTAYLDDTIAGEIAARGGITGIAISHPHYYTTCVEWARAFDVPVYLHEHDRQWIGRPDGRIELWSGRTKRISDELTLINLGVHFAGGTVLHWSGGEHGEGALLSGDIVQVIPDREFVAFMYSYPNLIPERPAVVRRAAEILAGYRFEAIYGAWWDAVVRRDGHEVVQRSAKRYLEFVS; translated from the coding sequence ATGAACCCGATCTGCATGACCTGCGGCATGCAGTACGCCGCGCCGCGGGAGGACTGCCCGATCTGCGAGGACGAGCGCCAGTACGTCCCGCCCTCGGGCCAGCAGTGGACCGACTTCGCCACGCTCCGGTCCGAACACGAGGCCCTCGTGCGGCCGGAGGGTGAGGGCATCACCGGCATCGGCTGCACCCCGAAGTTCGCCATCGGCCAGCGGGCGCTGCTCGTGGAGGCGGCGGGCGGCAACTTCCTCTGGGACCTCACGGCCTACCTGGACGACACCATCGCCGGGGAGATCGCCGCCCGCGGCGGCATCACCGGCATCGCGATCAGCCACCCGCACTACTACACCACGTGCGTGGAGTGGGCCCGAGCCTTCGACGTGCCGGTCTACCTGCACGAGCACGACCGGCAGTGGATCGGCCGCCCGGACGGGAGGATCGAGCTGTGGAGCGGGCGCACGAAGCGGATCAGCGACGAGCTGACCCTGATCAACCTGGGCGTGCACTTCGCCGGCGGCACCGTGCTGCACTGGTCCGGTGGCGAGCACGGTGAGGGCGCCCTGCTGTCCGGCGACATCGTGCAGGTCATCCCGGACCGGGAGTTCGTGGCCTTCATGTACAGCTACCCGAACCTCATCCCGGAACGGCCTGCCGTCGTGCGCCGCGCGGCGGAGATCCTCGCCGGCTACCGCTTCGAGGCGATCTACGGCGCGTGGTGGGACGCGGTGGTGCGCCGGGACGGCCACGAGGTCGTGCAGCGCTCGGCCAAGCGCTACCTGGAGTTCGTTTCGTAG
- a CDS encoding cystathionine gamma-synthase codes for MTHDLSSAGFETRAIHAGQEPDPRTGAVIVPIYQTSTYAQDGVGATREGDYEYSRTANPTRTALEEALASLEGARHGLAFASGMAATDAVLRTVLRPGDHLVLGNDAYGGTFRLIDKVLKLWGVEYGIADLSNADEVRAAIQPETKLIWCESPSNPLLGIADLAVLAEIAHGAGARLVVDNTFATPYLQTPLALGADIVVHSTTKYLGGHSDVVGGAVLTNEDELRENLFFLRNAAGAVPGPFDAWLTLRGLKTLAVRMDRHCDNAEQIAEMLVAHPKVAEVYYPGLPGHPGHDLAAKQMRRFGGMVSFRHADGHQAALDAAARTSLFILAESLGGIESLIEHPGQMTHASVVGSMLQVPEDLLRLSVGIEDARDLSDDLRSALG; via the coding sequence ATGACCCACGACCTCTCCTCCGCAGGCTTCGAGACACGCGCCATCCACGCAGGTCAGGAGCCTGACCCGCGGACGGGTGCGGTCATCGTGCCGATCTACCAGACCTCGACCTACGCACAGGACGGTGTCGGCGCCACCCGTGAGGGTGACTACGAGTACTCGCGCACGGCGAACCCGACGCGCACCGCGCTGGAGGAGGCGCTCGCCTCGCTGGAGGGTGCCCGGCACGGCCTGGCGTTCGCGTCCGGCATGGCCGCCACCGACGCGGTGCTGCGGACCGTGCTGCGCCCGGGCGACCACCTGGTGCTGGGCAACGACGCGTACGGCGGCACTTTCCGGCTGATCGACAAGGTCCTCAAGCTGTGGGGCGTCGAGTACGGCATCGCGGACCTGTCGAACGCGGACGAGGTGCGCGCCGCGATCCAGCCCGAGACGAAGCTGATCTGGTGCGAGTCGCCGTCCAACCCGCTGCTGGGCATCGCGGACCTGGCGGTGCTGGCGGAGATCGCGCACGGCGCCGGTGCCCGGCTCGTCGTGGACAACACGTTCGCCACGCCCTACCTGCAGACGCCGCTGGCGCTCGGGGCGGACATCGTCGTGCACTCGACCACGAAGTACCTGGGCGGCCACTCGGACGTCGTCGGCGGCGCGGTGCTCACCAACGAGGACGAGCTGCGGGAGAACCTGTTCTTCCTGCGCAACGCGGCCGGCGCGGTGCCCGGCCCGTTCGACGCCTGGCTGACCCTGCGTGGCCTGAAGACGCTCGCCGTCCGGATGGACCGGCACTGCGACAACGCCGAGCAGATCGCCGAGATGCTGGTGGCGCACCCGAAGGTCGCCGAGGTCTACTACCCGGGCCTGCCCGGGCACCCGGGCCACGACCTCGCGGCCAAGCAGATGCGCCGGTTCGGCGGCATGGTCTCCTTCCGTCACGCCGACGGTCACCAGGCCGCCCTGGACGCCGCGGCGCGCACGTCGCTGTTCATCCTGGCCGAGTCGCTCGGCGGCATCGAATCGCTCATCGAGCACCCGGGCCAGATGACGCACGCGAGCGTCGTCGGCTCGATGCTCCAGGTGCCGGAGGACCTGCTGCGGTTGTCCGTGGGCATCGAAGACGCCCGTGACCTGAGCGACGACCTCCGCTCCGCGCTGGGCTGA
- a CDS encoding DUF4307 domain-containing protein — translation MSTASAPPSLPEGRYGRPQRPSRRWRRWAYAVVAVAVGGAVAWIGYLNLGAAPITAERVTFQELPGNAMTVSLNVTRDEPGRPGVCIVRTRDISGAESGRREVYVPPGATRVDAVVRSIDQPVTADVYGCSYDIPEYLSRS, via the coding sequence TTGAGCACCGCGAGCGCGCCCCCGTCGCTGCCGGAAGGCCGCTACGGGCGCCCCCAGCGGCCGAGCCGGCGTTGGCGCCGGTGGGCGTACGCCGTGGTGGCGGTGGCCGTGGGCGGCGCCGTGGCGTGGATCGGGTACCTGAACCTGGGCGCCGCGCCGATCACGGCGGAGCGGGTCACGTTCCAGGAGCTGCCGGGCAACGCGATGACGGTGTCGCTCAACGTGACGCGGGACGAACCGGGACGGCCCGGCGTGTGCATCGTGCGGACGCGGGACATCAGCGGCGCGGAGAGCGGGCGGCGCGAGGTCTACGTCCCGCCGGGGGCCACGCGCGTCGACGCGGTGGTGCGGAGCATCGACCAGCCGGTCACCGCGGACGTGTACGGGTGCTCCTACGACATACCGGAGTATTTGTCAAGGAGTTAG
- a CDS encoding MBL fold metallo-hydrolase, with amino-acid sequence MRLVSSGRHHARFEFGDLQVISLRDGYIDMAPTRLRDENGRALDELPAAVPLAGDNLRLSVNAFFVTDGTRSVLIDTGASNAWHDPTMGLIYDALEEAEIDRAQVTDVAITHRHVDHVSGLIAPDGSEAFPELERVWIGAADTSVFTGRLESFRDRVVPVSENAAINDWTTAIPTPGHTPGHTVYEVSSGAGHLLAWGDTVHVPTLQFDQPNVSWELDGNQSQARAARGTLLEQLTQPHHFVAGAHLDSPGIARVTPSGEGYALEYLAPPIG; translated from the coding sequence ATGCGCTTGGTTTCGAGTGGCCGGCACCACGCGAGGTTCGAATTCGGCGATCTGCAGGTGATCTCGTTGCGAGATGGGTACATCGACATGGCGCCGACGCGGCTCCGCGATGAGAATGGACGCGCCCTCGATGAGCTGCCGGCCGCCGTCCCGCTGGCCGGCGACAACTTGCGGCTGTCGGTCAACGCCTTCTTCGTCACCGACGGCACGCGGTCGGTTCTCATCGACACCGGTGCGTCCAACGCGTGGCACGACCCGACGATGGGATTGATCTACGACGCGCTCGAGGAAGCGGAGATCGACCGCGCACAGGTCACCGATGTGGCCATCACCCACCGGCACGTAGACCACGTGAGCGGCCTGATCGCGCCCGACGGTTCAGAGGCGTTCCCCGAACTCGAACGCGTGTGGATCGGCGCGGCCGACACCTCGGTGTTCACGGGACGGCTCGAGTCGTTCCGCGACCGGGTCGTTCCCGTGTCGGAGAATGCCGCGATCAACGACTGGACCACCGCGATCCCGACGCCGGGCCATACCCCCGGTCACACGGTCTACGAGGTCAGCAGCGGCGCCGGCCACCTTCTCGCCTGGGGCGACACCGTGCACGTTCCCACGCTCCAATTCGATCAGCCGAACGTTTCCTGGGAGCTCGACGGCAACCAGTCCCAGGCGCGCGCCGCGCGGGGGACACTCCTCGAACAACTGACCCAACCACACCACTTCGTAGCCGGCGCCCACCTCGACTCGCCCGGCATCGCGCGCGTAACCCCCTCCGGTGAGGGTTACGCGCTGGAATACCTGGCACCACCGATCGGCTGA
- the greA gene encoding transcription elongation factor GreA, which produces MVAVSDTQVTWLTQEAYDRLKHELDELIENRPVIAAKINDSREEGDLKENGGYHAAREEQGQQEARIRHLQELLRSAKVGEAPANDGVAGPGKVLTVRYDGDDEEEKFLLATREEGASEGDLDVYSPESPLGKALLGAKEGESREYELPNGSTQKVTLIKAVPYTG; this is translated from the coding sequence ATGGTGGCCGTGAGCGACACCCAGGTGACCTGGCTGACCCAGGAAGCCTACGACAGGCTCAAGCACGAGCTCGACGAGCTGATCGAGAATCGTCCGGTCATCGCTGCGAAGATCAACGACAGCCGCGAGGAAGGCGACCTCAAGGAGAACGGGGGCTACCACGCCGCCCGTGAGGAGCAGGGCCAGCAGGAGGCGCGCATCCGGCACCTCCAGGAGCTGCTGCGGTCCGCCAAGGTCGGCGAAGCCCCGGCGAACGACGGCGTCGCCGGTCCCGGCAAGGTCCTCACCGTCCGCTACGACGGTGACGACGAGGAGGAGAAGTTCCTGCTCGCCACCCGTGAAGAGGGCGCCTCGGAGGGCGACCTGGACGTGTACTCCCCGGAGTCGCCGCTGGGCAAGGCCCTGCTGGGCGCCAAGGAGGGCGAGTCGCGTGAGTACGAGCTGCCCAACGGCAGCACGCAGAAGGTCACCCTGATCAAGGCCGTGCCCTACACCGGCTGA
- a CDS encoding Lrp/AsnC family transcriptional regulator: MIRQHAQSDQEVAVDALDAKLLLLLTDAPRLNVLECARRLGVARGTVQARLDRLTEQGILGGFPPELDLAAMGYGLTAFAVLEIAQGRRTAVAEALAAIEQVCEVHATTGQGDLFVRMVARDHDDLQRVIDAVVSVPDVRRTSTSLALSTPVPPRVRPLLERLAYETNSR; encoded by the coding sequence ATGATCCGGCAACATGCGCAATCTGACCAGGAGGTCGCGGTGGACGCGCTCGACGCCAAGTTGTTGCTGCTGCTCACCGACGCGCCCCGGCTGAACGTGCTGGAGTGCGCGCGCCGGCTCGGCGTCGCCCGCGGCACGGTCCAGGCCCGCCTGGACCGGCTGACCGAGCAGGGCATCCTCGGCGGGTTCCCGCCCGAGCTGGACCTCGCCGCGATGGGCTACGGACTGACCGCGTTCGCCGTCCTGGAGATCGCCCAGGGCAGGCGCACGGCGGTGGCGGAGGCGCTGGCGGCGATCGAGCAGGTGTGCGAGGTGCACGCCACCACCGGGCAGGGCGACCTGTTCGTGCGCATGGTGGCGCGCGACCACGACGACCTGCAGCGCGTGATCGACGCGGTGGTCAGCGTGCCGGACGTGCGGCGCACCTCGACGTCACTGGCCCTGTCGACCCCGGTGCCGCCGCGGGTCCGGCCGCTGCTGGAACGGCTCGCCTACGAAACGAACTCCAGGTAG